In the genome of bacterium, the window ATCCTCGGCCACAGCGAGCGCCGCGAACTGATGGGAGAGGGAAACGCTCTCGTCGCCCAAAAAGCGGCGGCGGTCCACGCCGGCGGCTTGGTGCCCATCGTCTGCCTGGGCGAGCCGCTCTCCACCCGGATGGCGGGGCAAACGCTCGCACGCATCGGCCTTCAACTCGAGCAGTGCCTCTTTTCCGCCTTCCGGGAGGCGCCCGCCGGGCTGGTCCTCGCCTACGAACCCGTCTGGGCCATCGGGACGGGCGTGACGGCCACCCCGGATCAGGCCCAGGAGGTGCACCGCTACATCCGCGGCCGCCTCGGCGAGGGATTCGGGGTGGACTGGGCGTCAGAAACCCGCATCCTTTACGGGGGCAGCGTAAAGCCCGATAATGCCGCCGAGTTGTTCGCCAAGCCCGACATTGACGGCGGCCTGATCGGCGGGGCCAGCCTCAAGAGCGGGGATTTCCTCGCCATCGTCCAAGCCGCCGAAAACATATCTCAAAAGGCCTGATACGCTGAAAGGATAAGCATGTCTTCGCTCCTCACCGTCATTCATGTTTTGGCTGCCATATCCCTGATTCTCGTCGTACTGCTCCAGACCGGAAAAGGCGCCGGGATGGGCGCGGCCTTCGGCGGCTCCAGTGACACCTTCTTCGGCTCGCGCGGTCCCACCAGCTTCCTCAGCAAGCTGACCACCGGCGCGGCCATCTGCTTCATGCTCACATCGTTG includes:
- the tpiA gene encoding triose-phosphate isomerase, giving the protein MSARRILVAGNWKMNMLLGEGSALASAIAGGLPQQRRTEVVLAPPYLALPAVSAALGGAPIGVAGQDCSPEGGGAFTGEVSVAMLKDAGATHVILGHSERRELMGEGNALVAQKAAAVHAGGLVPIVCLGEPLSTRMAGQTLARIGLQLEQCLFSAFREAPAGLVLAYEPVWAIGTGVTATPDQAQEVHRYIRGRLGEGFGVDWASETRILYGGSVKPDNAAELFAKPDIDGGLIGGASLKSGDFLAIVQAAENISQKA
- the secG gene encoding preprotein translocase subunit SecG; translation: MSSLLTVIHVLAAISLILVVLLQTGKGAGMGAAFGGSSDTFFGSRGPTSFLSKLTTGAAICFMLTSLLLTYVSSRSATISIVPAAPLRQGASTPAAPKPGPAPEKKPAKSTP